A stretch of the Takifugu flavidus isolate HTHZ2018 chromosome 1, ASM371156v2, whole genome shotgun sequence genome encodes the following:
- the si:ch211-45c16.2 gene encoding mitogen-activated protein kinase kinase kinase 13, protein MHDIMGSSPEVLSWTSCPSLLVGKLKEELKLSVVGDAIKKSNSPNSHPQPPQVPSNLPPQIITDLAPPTHLPVPLQTPGQDEESMLGGISPLNTALSVDSTRSEGQHFENSVLQLQEQDQDEAGSPASCEHGGCGSGLEEQMGEGDCSMDHSEEGKQGHHHQPEDIKLHFHRAGPGSGGFLEGLFGCLRPVLNIIGKTYSTEYKLQQQDMWEVPFEEISELQWLGSGAQGAVFLGKFRSEEVAIKKVREQKETEIKHLRKLKHPNIISFKGVCTQAPCYCIIMEYCAQGQLYEVLRAGRKVTPRMLVDWASGIASGMNYLHLHKIIHRDLKSPNVLVTHNDTVKISDFGTSKELSDKSTKMSFAGTVAWMAPEVIRNEPVSEKVDIWSFGVVLWELLTGEIPYKDVDSSAIIWGVGSNSLHLPVPSTCPDGFKILMKQTWQAKPRNRPSFRQILLHLDIASADVLGAPQETYFKCQSEWREEVKKHFEKIKSEGTCIHRLDEELIRRRRDELRHALDIREHYERKLERANNLYMELSAIMLQLEVREKELMKREQAVEKKYPGTYKRHLVRPIVRTNAVEKLIKKKGSLPHKPGMPTAKRPDLLRSDGIPSVDPLPSPSLLTASPKVSTPPGKARYRSKTRHRRANSKGSHSEFAGVLKPVAGALEGPQSLKDHHHHLPTQGPFLPLKGREEAVVNCANNLRYFGPAAALRSPQTDHMQGRVSGSGPDLISTAVSADTRQQTSSASSNPVPGSASLCPCCQTHPFPGCLKCQETSPAFERADLPYNSQLPTEDGTLRLGSTNDDPASGGEATKRPESEEQEAHQQTLPLPTPLPRTLRPLRKGGDESSEEEEGEVDSEVEFPRRQRPHRCMSSFQSCSTFSSENLSVSDGEEGNTSDHSHSGPLEGLSASQEEHLDELLSHTPDIPIDISTQSDGLSDKECAVRRVKTQISLGKLCSDEHSYENPLQFGDSDCDSSEAECSDATIRNNKVGAPSTWKPPHVSNHRGPS, encoded by the exons ATGCACGACATCATGGGTAGCTCCCCCGAGGTGCTCtcctggacttcctgtcccagtcttCTGGTGGGCAAGCTAAAAGAGGAGCTGAAACTCTCAGTTGTCGGGGATGCCATAAAGAAATCAAACTCTCCCAACTCCcatcctcaacctcctcaggtcCCCTCCAATTTACCTCCTCAGATCATCACTGACCTGGCTCCTCCGACACATCTGCCCGTTCCTCTACAGACACCAGGCCAGGATGAGGAATCGATGCTGGGGGGGATTAGTCCTCTAAACACAGCATTGAGTGTGGACTCAACAAGGAGCGAGGGTCAACACTTTGAAAATAGTgttcttcagctgcaggaacagGATCAGGATGAAGCCGGATCACCAGCGTCCTGTGAGCATGGCGGATGTGGAAGTGGGTTGGAGGAGCAAATGGGAGAAGGTGACTGTTCCATGGACCACAGCGAGGAGGGGAAACAAGGTCACCACCACCAACCTGAAGATATCAAGCTGCACTTTCATAGAGCGGGGCCTGGATCAGGTGGATTCTTAGAGGGGCTGTTTGGCTGCCTTCGACCTGTTCTGAACATTATAGGGAAAACGTACTCAACTGAATACAAGCTTCAACAGCAAG ACATGTGGGAGGTTCCATTTGAGGAGATTTCCGAGTTGCAGTGGCTTGGCAGCGGCGCACAAGGAGCCGTCTTCTTGGGCAAGTTTCGCTCGGAGGAGGTGGCCATCAAGAAAGTGCGTgagcagaaggagacagagatTAAACACCTTCGAAAACTCAAGCATCCAAATATTATTAGCTTCAA GGGTGTATGCACTCAAGCACCTTGTTACTGCATCATTATGGAGTATTGTGCTCAGGGCCAGCTCTACGAGGTGTTAAGAGCAGGAAGGAAAGTGACCCCCAGGATGCTGGTAGACTGGGCTTCAGGCATTGCCAGCGGCATGAACTACCTGCACTTGCACAAAATCATCCACAGAGATCTCAAATCTCCTAA TGTTTTGGTCACTCACAACGACACTGTGAAAATCTCTGACTTTGGAACGTCCAAAGAGCTCAGTGACAAAAGTACAAAGATGTCATTCGCCGGCACAGTGGCCTGGATGGCCCCGGAGGTCATAAGAAATGAGCCGGTGTCTGAAAAAGTTGACATCTG GTCGTTTGGAGTGGTGTTATGGGAACTTCTGACTGGAGAGATTCCCTACAAAGATGTTGACTCCTCTGCCATCATCTGGGGTGTCGGCAGCAACAgtcttcatcttcctgtccCCTCCACCTGCCCAGATGGCTTCAAAATCCTCATGAAACAAACATG GCAAGCAAAGCCCAGAAACAGGCCTTCATTTCGTCAGATCCTCCTGCACCTTGACATCGCCTCTGCCGATGTTCTAGGGGCTCCTCAGGAGACGTACTTCAAGTGTCAG TCAgaatggagggaggaagtgaagaaaCATTTTGAGAAGATCAAAAGTGAGGGCACCTGTATTCACAGGCTGGACGAGGAGCTGATCCGACGCAGGCGTGATGAACTCAG ACACGCTCTGGACATCCGGGAGCACTATGAGAGGAAACTGGAACGAGCAAACAACCTCTACATGGAGCTCAGTGCCataatgctgcagctggaggtccGGGAAAAGGAACTCATGAA gagagaacaggCAGTGGAGAAAAAATATCCGGGAACCTACAAGCGGCACCTAGTCAGACCTATTGTCAGGACCAATGCGGTAGAGAagctcattaaaaagaaaggaagTCTGCCACATAAACCTGGGATGCCCACGGCTAAAAG ACCTGACTTGCTCCGTTCTGATGGGATCCCCAGCGTTgaccctcttccctccccctcacTGCTCACAGCAAGCCCAAAGGTGTCCACACCTCCTGGAAAAGCCCGGTACAGGAGTAAGACTCGCCACCGCCGAGCCAATAGCAAAGGAAGTCACAGCGAGTTTGCTGGTGTACTGAAGCCTGTTGCCGGGGCACTGGAAGGCCCCCAGTCCCTAAAggatcatcaccaccatctaccgacGCAGGGGCCCTTCCTCCCTTTGAAGGGCCGTGAAGAGGCTGTTGTCAACTGTGCCAACAATCTGCGCTACTTTGGTCCTGCCGCAGCCCTGCGTAGCCCTCAGACGGACCACATGCAGGGCCGCGTTTCCGGTTCTGGTCCTGACCTCATTTCCACTGCTGTGAGTGCAGATACCCGACAGCAGACTTCATCAGCCAGCTCCAATCCCGTCCCAGGATCTGCTTCTTTGTGCCCCTGCTGCCAGACCCACCCCTTCCCGGGTTGCCTAAAATGTCAGGAGACTTCTCCCGCCTTTGAACGTGCAGATTTGCCCTACAACTCACAGCTCCCCACGGAGGACGGCACCCTGCGTTTAGGATCAACTAACGACGATCCTGCTTCAGGCGGGGAGGCTACCAAGAGGCCTGAATCTGAGGAACAAGAAGCACATCAGCAGACCCTCCCTTTGCCCACACCACTGCCCCGCACTCTCAGACCTCTCAGGAAG GGTGGAGATGAGtcttctgaagaggaagagggagaagttGATAGCGAGGTAGAATTTCCAAGGAGACAGAG GCCTCACCGCTGTATGAGCAGCTTCCAGTCTTGCTCCACCTTCAGCTCAGAGAACCTGTCGGTGTCTGACGGAGAGGAAGGGAACACTAGCGACCACTCCCACAGCGGGCCCCTTGAAGGATTGAGCGCCAGTCAGGAGGAGCACCTGGATGAGCTGCTGTCGCATACACCAGATATCCCCATAGACATCTCCACACAGTCAGACGGGCTTTCGGACAAAGAGTGCGCCGTCCGCCGGGTGAAAACCCAAATCTCCCTGGGAAAACTGTGCTCTGATGAACACAGCTATGAG AATCCACTACAGTTTGGGGATTCAGATTGTGATTCTTCAGAGGCAGAGTGCTCAGATGCCACCATTAGGAACAACAAAGTGGGCGCTCCTTCCACATG GAAACCACCACATGTGTCTAATCATCGGGGTCCCAGCTGA
- the pfkla gene encoding ATP-dependent 6-phosphofructokinase, liver type isoform X2, whose amino-acid sequence MSFMDVEKLKMTGAGRAMAVLTSGGDAQGMNAAVRAVTRMGIYVGAKVYLIYEGYQGLVDGGDNIKLAHWHSVTNIIQQGGTMIGSARCKAFTTREGRIAAAFNLVKKGITNLCVCGGDGSLTGANIFRSEWSGLLAELVEKGRITDTLAKQHGHLNIVGLVGSIDNDFCGTDMTIGADSALHRIMEIIDAIMTTAQSHQRTFVLEVMGRHCGYLALVSALASGADWLFIPEAPPKEGWEDRMCNRLEASRTTGSRLNIIIIAEGAIDMNGKPITSTYVKDLVVKRLGYDTRLTVLGHVQRGGTPSAFDRTLSSRLGVEAVIALMEATPDTPACVIGLSGNQVVRLPLMECVEMTKLVQKSMNERRFDEAVKLRGGSFENNWNIYKLLAFQKPVKNETNFTLAILNVGAPAAGMNSAVRSAVRLALIHGHKVYGVHDGFQGLAKGELFKMNWGNVAGWTGQGGSLLGTKRTLPEEHMENVVETIRKYKISALLVIGGFEGYEGVLQLFEARTHYEELCIPMCVVPATISNNVPGTDFSLGADTAVNSVMDCCDKIKQSASGTKSRVFVVETMGGYSGYLATTAGIATGADAVYIYEDPFNIHDLTTNVEHLTEKMKKDVQRGLVLRNEKCHEFYTTDFIHKLYSAEGKGIFDCRFNVLGHLQQGGAPSPFDRNFGTKLGVRAIQWLSQKLSENFRQDHVFANSSDTACVLGFSRKVISFIPVTELKAMTDFEHRMPKEQWWLKFRPILKMLAKYQISFCEYVPGEIEHVTRRSISIDSVF is encoded by the exons ATGTCTTTCATGGACGTGGAGAAGTTGAAGATGACGGGTGCTGGTCGAGCCATGGCAGTGCTGACCAGCGGTGGAGATGCACAAG GTATGAATGCTGCAGTTCGAGCTGTGACCAGAATGGGCATCTACGTGGGGGCCAAAGTCTATCTCATTTACGAG GGTTACCAAGGCCTGGTGGATGGAGGAGACAACATCAAGCTGGCCCACTGGCACAGTGTGACCAACATCATCCAGCAG GGTGGGACCATGATAGGTTCGGCCCGATGCAAGGCCTTCACCACCCGAGAGGGCAGGATCGCTGCCGCCTTTAACCTGGTGAAGAAAGGCATCACCAACCTGTGCGTGTGCGGTGGAGACGGCAGCCTGACTGGGGCTAATATCTTTCGCAGCGAGTGGAGCGGGCTGCTGGCAGAGCTCGTAGAGAAAG GTAGGATTACGGACACGCTGGCCAAACAGCACGGCCACCTGAACATCGTGGGCTTGGTGGGCTCCATCGACAATGACTTCTGTGGAACGGACATGACCATTGGAGCTGACTCTGCGCTGCACCGCATCATGGAGATAATTGACGCCATCATGACCACTGCGCAAAG CCACCAGCGCACTTTTGTTCTAGAGGTTATGGGCCGTCACTGTGG ATATCTGGCCTTGGTGTCAGCGCTGGCATCTGGGGCAGACTGGCTCTTCATACCGGAGGCTCCACCTAAGGAGGGATGGGAAGACCGCATGTGCAACCGGCTGGAAGCG AGCCGTACAACCGGGTCAAGGCTCAACATCATAATTATCGCAGAAGGAGCCATCGACATGAATGGGAAGCCCATCACCTCCACTTATGTCAAAGAT CTGGTGGTCAAAAGGTTGGGCTACGATACCAGACTGACGGTACTGGGCCACGTTCAGCGCGGAGGAACGCCGTCTGCATTTGACAGAACACTG AGCAGTAGATTGGGTGTGGAGGCAGTGATCGCCCTGATGGAGGCCACTCCTGACACTCCGGCCTGTGTCATCGGCCTGTCGGGTAACCAAGTTGTACGCCTGCCTCTGATGGAGTGTGTGGAGATG ACAAAGTTGGTGCAGAAGTCCATGAATGAAAGGAGGTTTGACGAGGCGGTCAAACTGCGAGGAGG GAGCTTTGAGAACAATTGGAACATTTACAAGCTTCTTGCCTTCCAAAAGCCGGTCAAGAATGAG ACCAATTTCACCTTGGCCATTCTGAATGTgggagctccagctgcagggatGAACTCGGCGGTGAGGTCAGCGGTGAGGCTGGCGCTCATTCACGGCCACAAGGTCTATGGCGTCCATGATGGTTTTCAGGGACTGGCCAAAGGAGAG CTTTTCAAGATGAATTGGGGGAATGTGGCAGGATGGACGGGCCAAGGGGGGTCGCTGCTGGGGACCAAACG AACTCTTCCAGAGGAACACATGGAAAATGTTGTGGAGACCATTCGCAAGTATAAAATCTCAGCGCTGCTTGTAATAGGAGGGTTTGAG GGGTATGAAggtgtcctgcagctgtttgaagcCCGGACTCACTATGAAGAGCTGTGCATCCCCATGTGTGTCGTCCCAGCCACCATCAGCAACAACGTCCCTGGCACGGACTTCAGCCTGGGAGCAGATACAGCCGTCAACTCTGTCATGGAT TGTTGTGACAAAATCAAGCAGTCTGCATCTGGGACCAAGAGCAGAGTGTTTGTAGTGGAGACGATGGGGGGATATTCTGGCTATCTGGCAACCACCGCTGGCATAGCAACGGGAGCTGATGCAGTCTACATCTACGAGGATCCCTTCAACATCCACGATCTGACC ACAAATGTGGAGCATTTAActgagaagatgaagaaggatGTCCAGAGGGGTCTGGTACTGAG GAATGAGAAGTGCCACGAGTTTTACACAACTGACTTTATCCACAAGCTGTATTCGGCAGAGGGGAAGGGCATCTTTGACTGCAGGTTTAATGTGTTGGGACACCTTCAGCAG GGAGGAGCACCTTCGCCCTTTGACAGGAATTTTGGCACCAAGCTGGGGGTCAGGGCCATCCAGTGGCTATCACAGAAATTGAGCGAAAATTTCCGGCAAG ATCACGTGTTTGCCAACTCGTCTGACACGGCGTGTGTGCTCGGCTTCAGCAGGAAAGTCATCTCATTCATCCCCGTCACCGAACTAAAGGCGATGACAGATTTTGA GCACAGAATGCCCAAGGAGCAGTGGTGGCTGAAATTTAGGCCAATTCTCAAAATGTTGGCCAAGTACCAGATCAGCTTTTGTGAATACGTGCCAGGGGAGATCGAGCATGTGACCAGACGTTCCATCAGCATCGACTCTGTGTTCTAG
- the pfkla gene encoding ATP-dependent 6-phosphofructokinase, liver type isoform X1 has protein sequence MSFMDVEKLKMTGAGRAMAVLTSGGDAQGMNAAVRAVTRMGIYVGAKVYLIYEGYQGLVDGGDNIKLAHWHSVTNIIQQGGTMIGSARCKAFTTREGRIAAAFNLVKKGITNLCVCGGDGSLTGANIFRSEWSGLLAELVEKGRITDTLAKQHGHLNIVGLVGSIDNDFCGTDMTIGADSALHRIMEIIDAIMTTAQSHQRTFVLEVMGRHCGYLALVSALASGADWLFIPEAPPKEGWEDRMCNRLEASRTTGSRLNIIIIAEGAIDMNGKPITSTYVKDLVVKRLGYDTRLTVLGHVQRGGTPSAFDRTLSSRLGVEAVIALMEATPDTPACVIGLSGNQVVRLPLMECVEMTKLVQKSMNERRFDEAVKLRGGSFENNWNIYKLLAFQKPVKNEVKTQVQTNFTLAILNVGAPAAGMNSAVRSAVRLALIHGHKVYGVHDGFQGLAKGELFKMNWGNVAGWTGQGGSLLGTKRTLPEEHMENVVETIRKYKISALLVIGGFEGYEGVLQLFEARTHYEELCIPMCVVPATISNNVPGTDFSLGADTAVNSVMDCCDKIKQSASGTKSRVFVVETMGGYSGYLATTAGIATGADAVYIYEDPFNIHDLTTNVEHLTEKMKKDVQRGLVLRNEKCHEFYTTDFIHKLYSAEGKGIFDCRFNVLGHLQQGGAPSPFDRNFGTKLGVRAIQWLSQKLSENFRQDHVFANSSDTACVLGFSRKVISFIPVTELKAMTDFEHRMPKEQWWLKFRPILKMLAKYQISFCEYVPGEIEHVTRRSISIDSVF, from the exons ATGTCTTTCATGGACGTGGAGAAGTTGAAGATGACGGGTGCTGGTCGAGCCATGGCAGTGCTGACCAGCGGTGGAGATGCACAAG GTATGAATGCTGCAGTTCGAGCTGTGACCAGAATGGGCATCTACGTGGGGGCCAAAGTCTATCTCATTTACGAG GGTTACCAAGGCCTGGTGGATGGAGGAGACAACATCAAGCTGGCCCACTGGCACAGTGTGACCAACATCATCCAGCAG GGTGGGACCATGATAGGTTCGGCCCGATGCAAGGCCTTCACCACCCGAGAGGGCAGGATCGCTGCCGCCTTTAACCTGGTGAAGAAAGGCATCACCAACCTGTGCGTGTGCGGTGGAGACGGCAGCCTGACTGGGGCTAATATCTTTCGCAGCGAGTGGAGCGGGCTGCTGGCAGAGCTCGTAGAGAAAG GTAGGATTACGGACACGCTGGCCAAACAGCACGGCCACCTGAACATCGTGGGCTTGGTGGGCTCCATCGACAATGACTTCTGTGGAACGGACATGACCATTGGAGCTGACTCTGCGCTGCACCGCATCATGGAGATAATTGACGCCATCATGACCACTGCGCAAAG CCACCAGCGCACTTTTGTTCTAGAGGTTATGGGCCGTCACTGTGG ATATCTGGCCTTGGTGTCAGCGCTGGCATCTGGGGCAGACTGGCTCTTCATACCGGAGGCTCCACCTAAGGAGGGATGGGAAGACCGCATGTGCAACCGGCTGGAAGCG AGCCGTACAACCGGGTCAAGGCTCAACATCATAATTATCGCAGAAGGAGCCATCGACATGAATGGGAAGCCCATCACCTCCACTTATGTCAAAGAT CTGGTGGTCAAAAGGTTGGGCTACGATACCAGACTGACGGTACTGGGCCACGTTCAGCGCGGAGGAACGCCGTCTGCATTTGACAGAACACTG AGCAGTAGATTGGGTGTGGAGGCAGTGATCGCCCTGATGGAGGCCACTCCTGACACTCCGGCCTGTGTCATCGGCCTGTCGGGTAACCAAGTTGTACGCCTGCCTCTGATGGAGTGTGTGGAGATG ACAAAGTTGGTGCAGAAGTCCATGAATGAAAGGAGGTTTGACGAGGCGGTCAAACTGCGAGGAGG GAGCTTTGAGAACAATTGGAACATTTACAAGCTTCTTGCCTTCCAAAAGCCGGTCAAGAATGAGGTGAAGACACAAGTTCAG ACCAATTTCACCTTGGCCATTCTGAATGTgggagctccagctgcagggatGAACTCGGCGGTGAGGTCAGCGGTGAGGCTGGCGCTCATTCACGGCCACAAGGTCTATGGCGTCCATGATGGTTTTCAGGGACTGGCCAAAGGAGAG CTTTTCAAGATGAATTGGGGGAATGTGGCAGGATGGACGGGCCAAGGGGGGTCGCTGCTGGGGACCAAACG AACTCTTCCAGAGGAACACATGGAAAATGTTGTGGAGACCATTCGCAAGTATAAAATCTCAGCGCTGCTTGTAATAGGAGGGTTTGAG GGGTATGAAggtgtcctgcagctgtttgaagcCCGGACTCACTATGAAGAGCTGTGCATCCCCATGTGTGTCGTCCCAGCCACCATCAGCAACAACGTCCCTGGCACGGACTTCAGCCTGGGAGCAGATACAGCCGTCAACTCTGTCATGGAT TGTTGTGACAAAATCAAGCAGTCTGCATCTGGGACCAAGAGCAGAGTGTTTGTAGTGGAGACGATGGGGGGATATTCTGGCTATCTGGCAACCACCGCTGGCATAGCAACGGGAGCTGATGCAGTCTACATCTACGAGGATCCCTTCAACATCCACGATCTGACC ACAAATGTGGAGCATTTAActgagaagatgaagaaggatGTCCAGAGGGGTCTGGTACTGAG GAATGAGAAGTGCCACGAGTTTTACACAACTGACTTTATCCACAAGCTGTATTCGGCAGAGGGGAAGGGCATCTTTGACTGCAGGTTTAATGTGTTGGGACACCTTCAGCAG GGAGGAGCACCTTCGCCCTTTGACAGGAATTTTGGCACCAAGCTGGGGGTCAGGGCCATCCAGTGGCTATCACAGAAATTGAGCGAAAATTTCCGGCAAG ATCACGTGTTTGCCAACTCGTCTGACACGGCGTGTGTGCTCGGCTTCAGCAGGAAAGTCATCTCATTCATCCCCGTCACCGAACTAAAGGCGATGACAGATTTTGA GCACAGAATGCCCAAGGAGCAGTGGTGGCTGAAATTTAGGCCAATTCTCAAAATGTTGGCCAAGTACCAGATCAGCTTTTGTGAATACGTGCCAGGGGAGATCGAGCATGTGACCAGACGTTCCATCAGCATCGACTCTGTGTTCTAG